In the uncultured Fibrobacter sp. genome, CTTTTTGAAATTTTTCGGAATGTAAAGTGTCGCCGTCTTATAGTCAAGGGCACACAAAAGAGAGCCCACCGGTTCATGCATCAGGCGAAAATCAAACACGGAACACTTTTCCGCCGTAAGGCCGCAAATAATCTGCTGCCCCTCATCGTCTTGGCAAAGTTCCTCGGTATATTCGGGAGTAAAGTCACAACAATCAACCTTCAACGAAAAGAGCACACTTTCATCCAGCGCTTTTTCAGCGGAAGCCTTTTCGGCAAAAGGCTCATAATTGTCCATGGACTCCGCAAATAGAGTTTCGGCAATATCGGGACTCGCCGTCACCGAAAACAAATGCCCCGCCACCTTGTAAAACCTGAACTCAATCTCGTTTATCATAAGGCAATCCTTCGACGCTTAATGCGCAAGGGAATCAGTGAAATCGTGGAACGCCAGTACCGGAGTTCCATAAAAAAAACTTGAAGCGGATCGAACGGAATCCAAGACAAAGTCCGCATACGGTCCTTAAACCAGCGGACAAAGACATTACGGGGTTTAGAGACTGTCTTATGCTTTCCAAAATTACCGCCCTCAAGCGCCATTTTCAAAAGGCGTTCTCCACGAGAGCGGTCCGGAGCGCAGAGCATCCATTTTCGTTCTAGTCCAAACACTTCCTGGAGCACCCACATCACGGCACCGCAAACGTTTTTCAGGTGTAGCGATTTCATCAAGGAAAAGACCTTTTCTCGCTCGATTTCGGTCGAATGTGTGAGCAGCATCAGGTAATCCGTATACTGCCGCAGTCCAAGTCCGCCAGCCAATGCATGCTGTTGCAAATGTGAAAGCTGCATCACCAGGGCAAACTGAATCGACGGGGCGTAAAATCCTTCGGGAACCCTTTGTGCGTTCCGGATTTCTTGATTCAGGAAGGCTTGCAAATGGCGGTTTCTAAACGGAATTCCCTGCGCAGGCTTAAAATGAACCTCGACCGTAATTCCATCCTTGTTCTTAGGCAAATGAACATGATGCGGGGCGGTATTTTCGACAGGCTTTTCAGAAAGAAAATTCAAATCCACCAAAAGCGAATAAATCCGGTCGCGCCCGCCCTCTACCCAGATATCAATATCGCCGACATGCCTTGAAAACGGATTCGGATAAAGCCTTGCGTTTGCGGCTCCCTTGAGAATCGCCGTTTTAAAGCCTGCGGTTTCAAAAACATTCGTCAAACGAGCCGATTCCTGATTAATCATGCGATTTGCACTGGCGATCATTTCGGCATCGGCGCCCCACCGCAAATTCAACGACTTGGGCGGGTGATATTCTTCAGGGAGTTTCTTGATTGCGGAATACACCACTCCACGCACGCACTGGCTTTTTGCCAACGCATAAACGCGATTCCAATCCTCATCGTTAGGCACAACAGACAGCTTCGTCAAACGCCCCTCATTATCGAGGGCAACCCGCAAAAGCTCAAATAAAAGCAAGTCCGTTCGACTCGGATAAAAATGCATAGAGCAAATATAAGATAAAGAAAGAACACCCATTAGAAAAGGGACCACAAAAGGTCCCTATATCGATTATTCTTTATATTTTCTGGAAAAGCTTTAGGGATGAGGTTCTAAACAAGCTGCTCCCTGTTCATTGCAATCCGAGCCTTCCAAAAGCGCCCCCTGAAACAGGTATTCCACCTCGCTCATTTCAGGCGCCACATAGACTCTTTTGGATTCCATTTCGATTTCTTTTGTATCCATGAATATTTTCCTTACTCAACAAAGACTCGTTTTCCGTTATGGTAATACATTCCGCGAGTTGTGGGCTTCGCATTCAACTTGCGGCCCTTCATATCGAACCAGCGATCCATGCGGATTTCGCCCGTCACGGGGTTCATCTTTCCGGTTTCGATGACATTGTCATTTTCATCGACGATTTCGACATCAATTTCTGCCGGATTCTTATTCAAAGAGCCGCCAAACGTCTTTGCAAATCCCTGGCTCTGGTGCTTTACCAGGTAGGCATTCAACGCCGTCATTGTCGCCTCGGCATCCATTTCCACGAACTGTCCGACACGTGCGCCGTTGCGTTCTTGGGCAGCAAAACTATAGACATTTCCTAGATCCGGATGGTCATTAAAGGTTGTATAGGCGTAGACCCCCTTGAATTCCCAGGCACCGCTAGTCAACACTTCTACGGGAGCCGTTTCCGTATTGAAAATCGCATCGCCTTCAAAAGTGATCGTAGATTCGTTCGGCATTACCAAGTAAGGAGTATTGGCGCCCAGGTAATCTGTCGTTATGTACGAAAGCCTGACGCTCCACGAATTTTCTTTTTCGACAATTCGCTTGAACCTATAAATATCGCAACCCTTGACCTTAGAAGTATCGATCGAGAACGGCAACATGAGAGTCGTCATACGGCCAACCGTAAACGTCCTGTTCAGCTGAATTTCATCTACATGGATATCTTGCGAAATTTCAACGGTATCTTCGCCAGTATATTCGCCATCGATTTCGGCAACGGTCCTGTCGGGATATTCCGTGATTGTCACGGCGCCAAAGTGCATCACGTTAATCGAAGTCACAGACATATTCATAGCGGCACCGTACCCATTCAAGGCAAGCGTCTTTTCACCAACAGACCACGGAGAATCCTTATCGCAAACACCGTCAAGCATCGTTCCGTTATTCAGCTTGCAGGCGATTTCTGCGGTGTTCACGTCTTCCGTTTTTTCATTGGTATTGGCAAGTTCGGAACCCTTGCCAACGCCCTTTTCGACATATTCTTCGTAGTAGTTATTGGAAGTGGTAAGCGTTCCACTCAAGTGGTTACCGACAATCGCACCCGTAGCGCCATTACCGGCATTGGATAGATTTTCACCATCGTACGCACAGGATTTTACCGTCAAAGTAGACTTGGTAATTCCCACAATGCCACCGACAAAGGCGTCATTGCCGGTAGCCTCGATAGACACGGCACTCATGCAGTTTTCGATGGTTCCGTTTTTCGCGTTTCCAACGATTCCGCCGACACCCTGGCCCTTGCCGCTCGTTTCAATTTTTCCAGAAACATAGCAACCCGAAACCGTTCCGCCCGGATTACCGTCGGCCAACCAGCCAACCACTGCGCCCACAGAAATCTGCTGGCTAGTGCTCGAGAGAATGGACCCAGCGCTTGTAGAGGCGTTAATCTCGACATTTTCAAAAACGATGTTTTTCACCGTTCCTTTATTGCCCAGCACAGCAACAAAGCCGACATTCTGAGCATACACAGAATTGATCTGAGCCAATTCGGCTCCACTGATGTACATATTCGAGATAATGTGGTTGTCGCCATCGATAATTCCCGTGAACTTGCGGTCACCCTTACCGGCGGCAATCGGAGTCCAGAGCTTGCCACCCATATCCAGGTCGGCATCCAGCTTGGCGTTGATATTCAACCTTTGGCCCGATTTTTTATTGGTCTCGCCAGCAAACCAGGCCAACTGAGCCTCATTTTTTATGAGATAGAAGGTTTTGCCCTCTATTTTAACCGTTTCCGGCTGTTCCAAAGATTCGCCGTTCCAGGCGGCAGAAACCTGCTCAACCCCTGCAAAACAGAGGATTAGCAAGGATAAAACGAA is a window encoding:
- a CDS encoding nucleotidyltransferase family protein, producing the protein MTKLSVVPNDEDWNRVYALAKSQCVRGVVYSAIKKLPEEYHPPKSLNLRWGADAEMIASANRMINQESARLTNVFETAGFKTAILKGAANARLYPNPFSRHVGDIDIWVEGGRDRIYSLLVDLNFLSEKPVENTAPHHVHLPKNKDGITVEVHFKPAQGIPFRNRHLQAFLNQEIRNAQRVPEGFYAPSIQFALVMQLSHLQQHALAGGLGLRQYTDYLMLLTHSTEIEREKVFSLMKSLHLKNVCGAVMWVLQEVFGLERKWMLCAPDRSRGERLLKMALEGGNFGKHKTVSKPRNVFVRWFKDRMRTLSWIPFDPLQVFFMELRYWRSTISLIPLRIKRRRIAL